One Halichoerus grypus chromosome 1, mHalGry1.hap1.1, whole genome shotgun sequence genomic region harbors:
- the USP19 gene encoding ubiquitin carboxyl-terminal hydrolase 19 isoform X10 encodes MSGGASATGPRRGPPGLEEATSKKKQKDRANQESKDGDPRRGSASSREEQAKEELLLDWRQSADEVIVKLRVGAGPLRLEDVDAAFTDTDCVVRLPGGRQWGGVFYAEIESSCAKVQARKGGLLQLALPKKVPLLTWPSLLKKPLGTQEAVPGLRCQENGQEPSPIALEPGPEPRRAKQEARNQKRAQGRGEVGAGAGPGAQAGPSAKRAVHLRRGPEGEGSRDGPGPRGDAPPFLAETATQAEAEEQLRVPPLNPQTCLLGSEENLALLAGEKTVSPRNDPVSPAMARSRDPEKGDRSKEEMVVAADAITLVDGKEPESMVNLAFVKNDSYEKGPDSVVVHVYVKEIRRDTSRVLFREQDFTLIFQTRDGNFLRLHPGCGPHTIFRWQVKLRNLIEPEQCTFCFTASRIDICLRKRQSQRWGGLEAPAARGAVGGAKVAVPTGPTPLDSTPPGGAPHPLTGQEEARAVEKEKPKARSEDTGLDGVVARTPMEHVAPKPEPHLASPKPTCMVPPMPHSPVSGDSVEEEEEEEKKVCLPGFTGLVNLGNTCFMNSVIQSLSNTRELRDFFHDRSFEAEINYNNPLGTGGRLAIGFAVLLRALWKGTHHAFQPSKLKAIVASKASQFTGYAQHDAQEFMAFLLDGLHEDLNRIQNKPYTETVDSDGRPDEVVAEEAWQRHKMRNDSFIVDLFQGQYKSKLVCPVCAKVSITFDPFLYLPVPLPQKQKVLPVFYFAREPHSKPIKFLVSISKENSSASEVLDSLSQSVHVKPDNLRLAEVIKNRFHRVFLPSHSLDTVSASDTLLCFELLSPELAKERVMVLEVQQRPQVPSIPISKCAACQRKQQSEDEKLKRCTRCYRVGYCNQLCQKTHWPDHKGLCRPENIGYPFLVSVPASRLTYARLAQLLEGYARYSVSVFQPPFQPGRMALESQGPGCTTLLSTSSLDAGDSERDPIQPPELQLVTPVAEGDTGVPRAWAAPDRGPVPSTSGVSSEVLVSGPVEVGSLPAGERVSRPEAAVPGYQHPSEAMNAHTPQFFIYKIDASNREQRLEDKGDTPLELGEDCSLALVWRNNERLQEFVLVDSKELECAEDPGSAGEAARAGHFTLDQCLNLFTRPEVLAPEEAWYCPQCKQHREASKQLLLWRLPNVLIVQLKRFSFRSFIWRDKINDLVEFPVRNLDLSKFCIGQKEEQLPSYDLYAVINHYGGMIGGHYTACARLPSDRSSQRSDVGWRLFDDSTVTTVDESQVVTRYAYVLFYRRRNSPVERPPRAGHSEHHPDLGPAAEAAASQGLGPGQAPEVAPTRTAPERFAPSVDRPAPTYSNMEEVD; translated from the exons ATGTCTGGCGGGGCCAGCGCCACGGGCCCAAGGAGAGGTCCCCCAGGATTGGAGGAGGCCACCAGTAAGAAGAAGCAGAAGGATCGAGCAAACCAGGAGAGCAAGGATGGCGATCCTAGGAGAG GGTCAGCATCCTCTCGGGAGGAGCAGGCCAAAGAGG AGTTGTTGCTTGATTGGAGGCAGAGTGCAGATGAGGTGATTGTCAAGCTGCGTGTGGGAGCGGGTCCCCTGCGGCTGGAGGACGTGGATGCTGCTTTCACAGACACAGACTGCGTGGTGCGGCTTCCAG GTGGTCGGCAGTGGGGTGGTGTTTTCTATGCTGAGATAGAAAGTTCTTGCGCCAAAGTACAAGCCCGTAAAGGTGGCCTCCTGCAGCTGGCACTGCCCAAGAAGGTGCCTCTGCTCACGTGGCCCTCTCTTCTG AAGAAACCTCTAGGGACCCAGGAGGCGGTGCCTGGGCTGCGGTGCCAGGAGAATGGGCAGGAGCCCTCTCCCATTGCCCTGGAGCCAGGCCCTGAGCCCCGTCGGGCTAAACAGGAGGCCCGGAACCAGAAGCGGGCCCAGGGCCGTGGTGAGGTAGGCGCAGGGGCTGGCCCTGGGGCCCAGGCGGGGCCCAGCGCCAAGAGGGCTGTGCATCTCCGCAGAGGGCCAGAGGGGGAAGGGTCCAGAGATGGGCCTGGACCCCGGGGTGATGCCCCCCCTTTCTTGGCTGagacagccacccag GCCGAGGCTGAGGAACAGCTCCGGGTACCACCGCTGAACCCCCAGACCTGCCTCTTGGGCTCAGAGGAGAATCTAGCACTCTTGGCAGGAGAGAAGACCGTGTCCCCCAGGAATGATCCAGTCTCCCCAGCCATGGCCCGGAGCAGAGACCCTGAGAAAGGTGACCGTTCCAAAGAGGAGATGGTAGTGGCAGCAGATGCTATAACCTTGGTGGATGGTaaag AGCCGGAGTCCATGGTGAACCTGGCATTTGTCAAGAATGACTCATACGAGAAGGGGCCAGATTCAGTGGTGGTGCACGTCTATGTGAAAGAAATCCGCAGGGACACCTCTCGAGTGCTTTTCCGCGAGCAGGACTTCACGCTTATCTTCCAGaccag GGATGGAAACTTCCTGAGACTGCACCCGGGCTGTGGGCCCCATACCATCTTCCGTTGGCAGGTGAAGCTCAG GAACCTGATTGAGCCCGAGCAGTGCACCTTCTGCTTCACGGCCTCTCGCATTGACATCTGCCTCCGTAAGCGGCAAAGTCAGCGCTGGGGGGGCCTGGAGGCCCCAGCTGCACGAG GTGCAGTGGGTGGTGCAAAGGTTGCCGTGCCGACAGGTCCAACCCCTCTGGATTCAACCCCACCAggaggtgccccccaccccctcacggGCCAGGAAGAAGCTCGGGCTGTGGAGAAGGAAAAACCCAAGGCTCGATCTGAGGACACGGGGCTGGATGGTGTGGTGGCCCGCACCCCCATGGAGCATGTGGCCCCAAAGCCAGAGCCACACCTGGCCTCA CCCAAGCCCACATGTATGGTGCCCCCGATGCCCCACAGCCCCGTGAGCGGAGACAgtgtggaggaagaggaggaggaagagaagaaggtgtGTCTGCCAGGCTTTACTGGCCTTGTCAATCTAGGCAACACCTGCTTCATGAACAGTGTCATTCAGTCTTTGTCTAACACTCGGGAGCTCCGGGACTTCTTCCACG ACCGCTCCTTTGAGGCCGAGATCAACTACAACAACCCACTGGGGACTGGTGGGCGTCTGGCCATTGGCTTTGCCGTGCTGCTCCGGGCACTGTGGAAGGGCACCCACCATGCCTTCCAGCCTTCCAAGTTGAAG GCCATTGTGGCGAGCAAGGCCAGCCAGTTCACAGGCTATGCGCAGCATGATGCCCAGGAGTTCATGGCTTTCTTGCTGGATGGGCTGCACGAAGACCTGAATCGCATTCAGAACAAGCCCTACACAGAGACCGTGGACTCGGATGGGCGGCCCGATGAG GTGGTGGCTGAAGAAGCATGGCAGCGGCATAAGATGAGGAATGACTCTTTCATCGTAGACCTATTTCAGGGCCAGTATAAGTCGAAGCTGGTGTGCCCTGTGTGTGCCAAG GTCTCCATCACTTTTGACCCATTCCTCTACCTGCCGGTGCCCTTGCCACAGAAGCAAAAGGTTCTCCCTGTCTTCTATTTTGCCCGGGAGCCCCACAGCAAGCCCATCAAG TTTTTGGTGAGCATCAGCAAGGAGAACTCCAGCGCAAGTGAAGTGTTGGACTCCCTCTCTCAGAGTGTGCATGTGAAGCCTGACAACCTGCGTCTGGCTGAG GTGATTAAGAATCGTTTCCACCGTGTGTTCCTGCCCTCCCACTCACTGGACACTGTGTCCGCATCTGACACGCTCCTCTGTTTTGAGCTGCTATCCCCAGAGTTGGCTAAGGAGCGGGTGATGGTGCTAGAGGTGCAGCAG CGCCCCCAGGTGCCCAGCATCCCCATCTCCAAGTGTGCAGCCTGCCAGAGGAAGCAGCAGTCAGAGGATGAGAAGTTGAAGCGCTGTACCCGGTGCTACCGTGTGGGCTACTGCAACCA GCTCTGCCAGAAAACCCACTGGCCTGACCACAAGGGTCTCTGCCGCCCTGAGAACATTGGCTACCCATTTCTGGTCAGTGTACCTGCCTCACGTCTCACTTATGCTCGTCTTGCTCAGCTGCTAGAGGGCTACGCCCG GTACTCTGTGAGTGTATTCCAGCCACCCTTCCAGCCTGGCCGTATGGCCTTGGAGTCCCAAGGCCCTGGCTGCACGACACTGCTTTCCACTAGCTCCCTGGATGCTGGGGACAGTGAGAGGGACCCAATTCAGCCACCTGAGCTCCAGTTGGTGACCCCTGTGGCTGAGGGAGACACAGGGGTCCCACGGGCATGGGCGGCCCCTGACCGGGGCCCTGTGCCCAGCACCAGTGGAGTTTCTTCTGAGGTGCTGGTCAGTGGGCCTGTTGAAGTTGGCTCCTTGCCGGCTGGTGAGAGAGTGTCTCGGCCCGAAG CTGCTGTGCCCGGATATCAGCACCCAAGTGAAGCCATGAATGCGCACACACCCCagttcttcatctacaaaattgACGCATCTAACCGAGAGCAGCGGCTGGAGGACAAAG GAGACACCCCCCTGGAGCTGGGTGAGGACTGCAGCCTGGCTCTAGTGTGGCGGAACAATGAGCGCCTGCAGGAGTTCGTGTTGGTAGACTCCAAGGAGCTGGAGTGTGCTGAGGATCCAGGCTCTGCTGGTGAGGCTGCCCGTGCTGGCCACTTCACTCTGGACCAGTGCCTGAACCTCTTCACCCGGCCTGAGGTGCTGGCGCCTGAGGAGGCTTG GTACTGCCCGCAGTGTAAACAACACCGAGAGGCCTCCAAGCAGCTGCTGCTGTGGCGCCTTCCTAACGTACTCATTGTGCAGCTCAAGCGCTTCTCCTTCCGGAGTTTCATCTGGCGTGACAAGATCAACGACTTGGTGGAGTTCCCTGTTCG GAACCTGGACCTGAGCAAGTTCTGCATCGGTCAGAAAGAGGAACAGCTGCCTAGCTACGACCTGTACGCCGTCATCAACCACTACGGAGGCATGATCGGCGGCCACTACACCGCCTGTGCACGCCTGCCCAGTGACCGCAGCAGCCAGCGCAGCGACGTGG GCTGGCGCTTGTTTGACGACAGCACGGTGACGACAGTAGACGAGAGCCAGGTCGTGACGCGTTATGCCTATGTACTCTTCTACCGCCGGCGGAACTCTCCTGTGGAGAGGCCCCCCAGGGCAGGTCACTCTGAGCACCACCCAGATCTAGGCCCTGCAGCTGAGGCTGCTGCCAGCCAG GGACTAGGCCCTGGCCAGGCCCCCGAGGTGGCCCCCACGCGGACAGCCCCTGAACGCTTCGCCCCCTCTGTGGACCGCCCAGCCCCCACCTACAGCAACATGGAGGAGGTCGATTAG
- the USP19 gene encoding ubiquitin carboxyl-terminal hydrolase 19 isoform X13, producing the protein MSGGASATGPRRGPPGLEEATSKKKQKDRANQESKDGDPRRGSASSREEQAKEELLLDWRQSADEVIVKLRVGAGPLRLEDVDAAFTDTDCVVRLPGGRQWGGVFYAEIESSCAKVQARKGGLLQLALPKKVPLLTWPSLLKKPLGTQEAVPGLRCQENGQEPSPIALEPGPEPRRAKQEARNQKRAQGRGEVGAGAGPGAQAGPSAKRAVHLRRGPEGEGSRDGPGPRGDAPPFLAETATQAEAEEQLRVPPLNPQTCLLGSEENLALLAGEKTVSPRNDPVSPAMARSRDPEKGDRSKEEMVVAADAITLVDGKEPESMVNLAFVKNDSYEKGPDSVVVHVYVKEIRRDTSRVLFREQDFTLIFQTRDGNFLRLHPGCGPHTIFRWQVKLRNLIEPEQCTFCFTASRIDICLRKRQSQRWGGLEAPAARVGGAKVAVPTGPTPLDSTPPGGAPHPLTGQEEARAVEKEKPKARSEDTGLDGVVARTPMEHVAPKPEPHLASPKPTCMVPPMPHSPVSGDSVEEEEEEEKKVCLPGFTGLVNLGNTCFMNSVIQSLSNTRELRDFFHDRSFEAEINYNNPLGTGGRLAIGFAVLLRALWKGTHHAFQPSKLKAIVASKASQFTGYAQHDAQEFMAFLLDGLHEDLNRIQNKPYTETVDSDGRPDEVVAEEAWQRHKMRNDSFIVDLFQGQYKSKLVCPVCAKVSITFDPFLYLPVPLPQKQKVLPVFYFAREPHSKPIKFLVSISKENSSASEVLDSLSQSVHVKPDNLRLAEVIKNRFHRVFLPSHSLDTVSASDTLLCFELLSPELAKERVMVLEVQQRPQVPSIPISKCAACQRKQQSEDEKLKRCTRCYRVGYCNQLCQKTHWPDHKGLCRPENIGYPFLVSVPASRLTYARLAQLLEGYARYSVSVFQPPFQPGRMALESQGPGCTTLLSTSSLDAGDSERDPIQPPELQLVTPVAEGDTGVPRAWAAPDRGPVPSTSGVSSEVLVSGPVEVGSLPAGERVSRPEAAVPGYQHPSEAMNAHTPQFFIYKIDASNREQRLEDKGDTPLELGEDCSLALVWRNNERLQEFVLVDSKELECAEDPGSAGEAARAGHFTLDQCLNLFTRPEVLAPEEAWYCPQCKQHREASKQLLLWRLPNVLIVQLKRFSFRSFIWRDKINDLVEFPVRNLDLSKFCIGQKEEQLPSYDLYAVINHYGGMIGGHYTACARLPSDRSSQRSDVGWRLFDDSTVTTVDESQVVTRYAYVLFYRRRNSPVERPPRAGHSEHHPDLGPAAEAAASQGLGPGQAPEVAPTRTAPERFAPSVDRPAPTYSNMEEVD; encoded by the exons ATGTCTGGCGGGGCCAGCGCCACGGGCCCAAGGAGAGGTCCCCCAGGATTGGAGGAGGCCACCAGTAAGAAGAAGCAGAAGGATCGAGCAAACCAGGAGAGCAAGGATGGCGATCCTAGGAGAG GGTCAGCATCCTCTCGGGAGGAGCAGGCCAAAGAGG AGTTGTTGCTTGATTGGAGGCAGAGTGCAGATGAGGTGATTGTCAAGCTGCGTGTGGGAGCGGGTCCCCTGCGGCTGGAGGACGTGGATGCTGCTTTCACAGACACAGACTGCGTGGTGCGGCTTCCAG GTGGTCGGCAGTGGGGTGGTGTTTTCTATGCTGAGATAGAAAGTTCTTGCGCCAAAGTACAAGCCCGTAAAGGTGGCCTCCTGCAGCTGGCACTGCCCAAGAAGGTGCCTCTGCTCACGTGGCCCTCTCTTCTG AAGAAACCTCTAGGGACCCAGGAGGCGGTGCCTGGGCTGCGGTGCCAGGAGAATGGGCAGGAGCCCTCTCCCATTGCCCTGGAGCCAGGCCCTGAGCCCCGTCGGGCTAAACAGGAGGCCCGGAACCAGAAGCGGGCCCAGGGCCGTGGTGAGGTAGGCGCAGGGGCTGGCCCTGGGGCCCAGGCGGGGCCCAGCGCCAAGAGGGCTGTGCATCTCCGCAGAGGGCCAGAGGGGGAAGGGTCCAGAGATGGGCCTGGACCCCGGGGTGATGCCCCCCCTTTCTTGGCTGagacagccacccag GCCGAGGCTGAGGAACAGCTCCGGGTACCACCGCTGAACCCCCAGACCTGCCTCTTGGGCTCAGAGGAGAATCTAGCACTCTTGGCAGGAGAGAAGACCGTGTCCCCCAGGAATGATCCAGTCTCCCCAGCCATGGCCCGGAGCAGAGACCCTGAGAAAGGTGACCGTTCCAAAGAGGAGATGGTAGTGGCAGCAGATGCTATAACCTTGGTGGATGGTaaag AGCCGGAGTCCATGGTGAACCTGGCATTTGTCAAGAATGACTCATACGAGAAGGGGCCAGATTCAGTGGTGGTGCACGTCTATGTGAAAGAAATCCGCAGGGACACCTCTCGAGTGCTTTTCCGCGAGCAGGACTTCACGCTTATCTTCCAGaccag GGATGGAAACTTCCTGAGACTGCACCCGGGCTGTGGGCCCCATACCATCTTCCGTTGGCAGGTGAAGCTCAG GAACCTGATTGAGCCCGAGCAGTGCACCTTCTGCTTCACGGCCTCTCGCATTGACATCTGCCTCCGTAAGCGGCAAAGTCAGCGCTGGGGGGGCCTGGAGGCCCCAGCTGCACGAG TGGGTGGTGCAAAGGTTGCCGTGCCGACAGGTCCAACCCCTCTGGATTCAACCCCACCAggaggtgccccccaccccctcacggGCCAGGAAGAAGCTCGGGCTGTGGAGAAGGAAAAACCCAAGGCTCGATCTGAGGACACGGGGCTGGATGGTGTGGTGGCCCGCACCCCCATGGAGCATGTGGCCCCAAAGCCAGAGCCACACCTGGCCTCA CCCAAGCCCACATGTATGGTGCCCCCGATGCCCCACAGCCCCGTGAGCGGAGACAgtgtggaggaagaggaggaggaagagaagaaggtgtGTCTGCCAGGCTTTACTGGCCTTGTCAATCTAGGCAACACCTGCTTCATGAACAGTGTCATTCAGTCTTTGTCTAACACTCGGGAGCTCCGGGACTTCTTCCACG ACCGCTCCTTTGAGGCCGAGATCAACTACAACAACCCACTGGGGACTGGTGGGCGTCTGGCCATTGGCTTTGCCGTGCTGCTCCGGGCACTGTGGAAGGGCACCCACCATGCCTTCCAGCCTTCCAAGTTGAAG GCCATTGTGGCGAGCAAGGCCAGCCAGTTCACAGGCTATGCGCAGCATGATGCCCAGGAGTTCATGGCTTTCTTGCTGGATGGGCTGCACGAAGACCTGAATCGCATTCAGAACAAGCCCTACACAGAGACCGTGGACTCGGATGGGCGGCCCGATGAG GTGGTGGCTGAAGAAGCATGGCAGCGGCATAAGATGAGGAATGACTCTTTCATCGTAGACCTATTTCAGGGCCAGTATAAGTCGAAGCTGGTGTGCCCTGTGTGTGCCAAG GTCTCCATCACTTTTGACCCATTCCTCTACCTGCCGGTGCCCTTGCCACAGAAGCAAAAGGTTCTCCCTGTCTTCTATTTTGCCCGGGAGCCCCACAGCAAGCCCATCAAG TTTTTGGTGAGCATCAGCAAGGAGAACTCCAGCGCAAGTGAAGTGTTGGACTCCCTCTCTCAGAGTGTGCATGTGAAGCCTGACAACCTGCGTCTGGCTGAG GTGATTAAGAATCGTTTCCACCGTGTGTTCCTGCCCTCCCACTCACTGGACACTGTGTCCGCATCTGACACGCTCCTCTGTTTTGAGCTGCTATCCCCAGAGTTGGCTAAGGAGCGGGTGATGGTGCTAGAGGTGCAGCAG CGCCCCCAGGTGCCCAGCATCCCCATCTCCAAGTGTGCAGCCTGCCAGAGGAAGCAGCAGTCAGAGGATGAGAAGTTGAAGCGCTGTACCCGGTGCTACCGTGTGGGCTACTGCAACCA GCTCTGCCAGAAAACCCACTGGCCTGACCACAAGGGTCTCTGCCGCCCTGAGAACATTGGCTACCCATTTCTGGTCAGTGTACCTGCCTCACGTCTCACTTATGCTCGTCTTGCTCAGCTGCTAGAGGGCTACGCCCG GTACTCTGTGAGTGTATTCCAGCCACCCTTCCAGCCTGGCCGTATGGCCTTGGAGTCCCAAGGCCCTGGCTGCACGACACTGCTTTCCACTAGCTCCCTGGATGCTGGGGACAGTGAGAGGGACCCAATTCAGCCACCTGAGCTCCAGTTGGTGACCCCTGTGGCTGAGGGAGACACAGGGGTCCCACGGGCATGGGCGGCCCCTGACCGGGGCCCTGTGCCCAGCACCAGTGGAGTTTCTTCTGAGGTGCTGGTCAGTGGGCCTGTTGAAGTTGGCTCCTTGCCGGCTGGTGAGAGAGTGTCTCGGCCCGAAG CTGCTGTGCCCGGATATCAGCACCCAAGTGAAGCCATGAATGCGCACACACCCCagttcttcatctacaaaattgACGCATCTAACCGAGAGCAGCGGCTGGAGGACAAAG GAGACACCCCCCTGGAGCTGGGTGAGGACTGCAGCCTGGCTCTAGTGTGGCGGAACAATGAGCGCCTGCAGGAGTTCGTGTTGGTAGACTCCAAGGAGCTGGAGTGTGCTGAGGATCCAGGCTCTGCTGGTGAGGCTGCCCGTGCTGGCCACTTCACTCTGGACCAGTGCCTGAACCTCTTCACCCGGCCTGAGGTGCTGGCGCCTGAGGAGGCTTG GTACTGCCCGCAGTGTAAACAACACCGAGAGGCCTCCAAGCAGCTGCTGCTGTGGCGCCTTCCTAACGTACTCATTGTGCAGCTCAAGCGCTTCTCCTTCCGGAGTTTCATCTGGCGTGACAAGATCAACGACTTGGTGGAGTTCCCTGTTCG GAACCTGGACCTGAGCAAGTTCTGCATCGGTCAGAAAGAGGAACAGCTGCCTAGCTACGACCTGTACGCCGTCATCAACCACTACGGAGGCATGATCGGCGGCCACTACACCGCCTGTGCACGCCTGCCCAGTGACCGCAGCAGCCAGCGCAGCGACGTGG GCTGGCGCTTGTTTGACGACAGCACGGTGACGACAGTAGACGAGAGCCAGGTCGTGACGCGTTATGCCTATGTACTCTTCTACCGCCGGCGGAACTCTCCTGTGGAGAGGCCCCCCAGGGCAGGTCACTCTGAGCACCACCCAGATCTAGGCCCTGCAGCTGAGGCTGCTGCCAGCCAG GGACTAGGCCCTGGCCAGGCCCCCGAGGTGGCCCCCACGCGGACAGCCCCTGAACGCTTCGCCCCCTCTGTGGACCGCCCAGCCCCCACCTACAGCAACATGGAGGAGGTCGATTAG